ATCTTGAAGCAAACTAACTTGAATAAtgttgttccaggagttgaaactGATGGCAGTTTGCATGTTGTGACTGGCTCAAAGGATAGGTCATTGCGCCTGTTCAAGGTAAATCTACGCAGTTTTCGTTTTCCAAGACTTGTTTTATTTACGCTGTAACATATACTTCTTTCGATCTTAAATTATGCTATGCATTTCTTGAAGTTTGATACTTCAGTCACCATCGGCTCCTCGAAGCGAATTGGAGCTTACAAAATTCTTCCTGGCCATACATCATCTATTCAAAGTATTGCTGTTGACCCTTCCAGAAATATGGTAATGATTCACTTGATCTGATGTTGCACAACAAtgttatattattatttttatcctGATTTCTTCTTCTGAACGTATTTTTCCGTACCTAGATATGTTCTGCTTCCTGGGATACCACTATTAAGCTATGGGCAGTCGAAGGATCTGAAGAAGATGGCGACACCGTCTCTGTGAAAAAGAGAAGGATGAACTCTGATGCATCTGGACCTGAAGAGTCTCAGTTAGAGGTACTTGTTAGTTATGTTGTAATCCAAATTCTTGGTTCCTATACGCGTAATGCCTGTGTGGTGAAGTATATTTATCTGTTGCTTGATATATTTAAGAAGCCAAGTACGTGTCATTCTATTTTGTGTATGTGGTGTTTTTTTATTCCATTTTGTATATGCTGTTTTTTTATTCCAGTCCAAGTAGTATGAATACACAGCAGAGGTAAAAATGGTTTGGTTCTATCAAAGTTGTAAGCTACTCTTGACTTTTTCATAGTAACTGGACCTCTTTATTCCATTTATTCACTTGAAAATGGGCCTTGGCTTGTTTTTGAAATCCTTGTGCTACAATGGATTCATTGGTTGTCATGAACTCATGTTAAATCCTGTTGAACTCACACTTTTTATCCTGTTGTACTCCAGGGTTCAGCATCTTCAACACTTCTGGGACATACACAATGTGTTTCTTCTGTTGCTTGGCCTGAGCAGCGAACAATATATTCGGCATCTTGGGATCATTCTGTTCGGCAGTGGGATGCTCAAACAGGGAGAGAAACATGGAACATGGTATGGCGAGAGAAATAGATTGCAAATTATGTAGTGCACTCTGTTGTTATCTGACTAGCTGTGAAAACAAATCATATGCTGTTTTTGTGCTAGCATAGCAGTAGGGATAGGAACAACTTTTCAAGCTGGGTGCTGATTTTCTAGTTTATCTCAGTTTTGCCTCCTGCAAACTGAAAGAGTACACACTCTATCATCAACTCATTTGTACAGTCCAAACAGTATATTTGTCCAGCGGTCATATGACTAGTGCAGCTCTATTGCTCTGTTTCATAACTGTACCAATCTTATTCTATTTTATCTCCAATCTTTCTTCCAgttttgtgggaaggccttgaatTGTTTGGACTGTGGTGGCGAGGGCTCTTCACTGATTGCAGCTGGTGGTTCTGACCCTGTATTGAGGGTATGGGATCCCCGCAAACCTGGTAAACATACTAAGCACTATGTTTTGTATAGCTTTGTTGGAAACACATTCAAATTAGCTCATATGTTTTCCTTTGATCAGGAACGACAGCTCCTATTTTCCAGTTCTCTTCACACTCAAGCTGGATCTCCGCCTGCAAATGGCATCCAAGTTCCTGGTTTCATTTGATATCATCCTCGTTTGATGGGAAAGTGATGTTGTGGGATCTAAGAACAGCTGTAAGATTCTGTAAATCTCATTTACTTCCTGATTTGTTCTCTTTCTTTCAAATCACTGCGTAAACATACAATTAATGGTTTTGCTCCTGCTGTAGTGGCCTCTGGCTTCTGTGGACTCCCACAAAGATAAGGTAAACCTTTTATTTTGTGGTTACCATTTCCATACTTCTAGGACAAATGAGATGCTCAACAGAACTCACTGGATGTAGGTTTTATGCGCCGATTGGTGGAAAGGAGACAGCGTGATAAGTGGTGGAGCTGATTCCAAGCTGTGTATCTCATCAGGGGTTGAGATAGCGTGACGAGGATTCCCTCCTGTATGTTCTTGTGCTATCAAGGTTTTAACCAATCTCAGTTTGAATCGTTTTAAACAATCCAGTTTTATAACCATTTATTTCGTCTTGCATAACCAGCCTTAGCTTCCTTTGTTGAACTCCTTGCATGTTTTGCAGCTAACAGCTGTTCAATCCAGACTATATTGGTTGACAAGACATCCCGAAAACCAAACCATGCCAATTATGGTTGGAAGCACGTGCACCCTATTGTCAGATCATGACTTCAAATGAAGTTGTTGCATCCTATGCCAGCGCTTGCGCATAAGTTGATCCATGTTAGGGGTCACCAGATTTTGCAATCAAGTTTTGTTTTGTGCTCCTTATTTGCTGAAACTGTGAAAAGCCAACACATTTATAACAATGTTGTGATTCATACTTCCGAGATAATTGTTCTAGCATGTTAAATTCCAGATTGTTTTTGCTTCGgcaattttttgtttttgttttacttAAGGATATACACTTGCTTGTGTCATAAGATCTCTTCTCTCTCACAGCTGACCTAACAGCTCTATGAGCTTGCACGGTGGTACCCACCCTGCACTCGGCATCTGCACGGTGTCCTCAAGTGCAGCCTGCCCTTTTCCTGACCCAAATCTTGAGCAGATGTAGACTCTGAAACGCAGTGCAGACAAGGAGATGACCAAACTCGTTGCATATGGCCGGACTTTCTGTGCACGCTGCCTTCTGTACCCTATAAATAGCAAGCAGCACCTGCTATCTCTCCCACACAACACTCAAACCACACTGCCAGAGCTAGCCAGTGCACACGTCGAGCAATATGGCTACGAAAAACTCTgctgtcttcctcctcgggcttCTCTCTTGCgttgccatgagcagcgcggcgaGAATTCTAGAAGAGACCATTTCTAAGGAGGAGCACCAGCCCGAGGTGCCATCGCTTCCCAAAGTAGAACTGCCACCGTTCCCGGAAGTGCATCTGCCACCTAAGCCTGAGCTTCCCAAGGTGGAGCTGCCGCCGCTCCCGGAGGTGCACTTGCCATCTAAGCCTGAGTTGCCCAAGGTGGAGCTGCCACTTAAGCCGGAGCTGCCCAAGGTGGAGCTGCCAACGTTCCCGGAGGTTCACCTGCCACCCAAGCCGAAGCTGCCCAAGATGGAGCTGTCAACGTTCCCAGAGGTTCACCTGCCACCCAAGCCGGAGATGCCCACTGTTCCCGGGTTCCACCTCCCGGAGCCGGAGGCCAAGCCATGAGAACTGCCTTATCAATATTGTTGCCTTGTTGTACCTCCTCTGCTCCTCGTACATGTACCTATTTGTCGCGTCGTGTCCATGATCTGATTGTTTAGTTGTGGTTTTCAGCGAGTGTTGTGAGTGATCTGCTCATATGTTGGTATATATGAGAAATTTATATTTTGTTCTCACAATTACCCTTTTCTCGTAAGGGTGCTTCTTAAGTATGCATACTTCCTTACAACAATTTTTACAGCAAGCTTTTTTGACTGCATCAATAAAACATAAAAGCCCAAACATTTTTTCTTCGACCTCAAGCCGTCCTAGCTTTAACAGCTGATATTTAGAAACCACACATTGTTGTTGAGTTTGCATCAATAGTACTAATGCTTGAGTAAGAGGGTGTCTCGGGGGTGTCCCAGAATCACACTGTTCTTGGGTGCGTGGGCGTGGTAGCTCACTTCCGTGTTGTATGGCCGCCTGGTCTCTCCTTTTGTAATTTTTTTACTTGACCTGGTCCTTATTTTAACTCCATGTCGTATCCTAGCATCGAGCGAATGGAGGTGGCAGTGATCTGGGTGTCAAGTGTCAACACAAATGCCGCTGATGAGGAGTGCAGGACCACTTTTTTGTTACCTTACTCCAGATTTTTGGTGTTCCATTCGGCGGGTAAATATGTCCCAATCTGTTCTTGTGTAGGATGAAATCTATATAGGTTGGCCAAATTCAAAAGCCAAACAATAAGACAACAACAATCAAACCAACGTGACCGAGTGCTCAACACTTAAGTACCACACCGGCAGAGCAAGCAAATTAAGCAGGGTTTGTTGGTAAAGTAACTATCTTAATAATAGTACACTTCAGGACCTTGGCAAGTAGACAAGTTTGGAGACCCAAAAGGGCAATTGAACCAGACACTGAACTCAAAATTTTATCTAATTTTCATTGTCTCTACTAATTGTATCGATCTGGGAAAAATCTGACAAACGGACGTGCGCGTGTTATTCTTATAGCGTAACCTCTGGGGTGCCGCCAGTCGTCTAGCTCAGATGCTGgagaaggaagaaaagggaggAGTCTAGTTGGCGGCAGCTAGCAATGGCAATTGCTGATGTACAAACTTGCTTGTGTTCTTCTGCCACCTAATGGTCCCCTGGATAAGGCGTTTAGTCTTAGCAGCTGGCCTAACAATTGCGTGTCTATCCTCAACATCAGCCGCAAAAGCCGAAAGAACTCTCTAATCTCTCTTCACCCAATTCGTAAGCAGGTGGCCAGACTGAGACTCGAAATTAAAGAGCACACATAAAACCGGGAACTGCAGGTGAGTAGGTGAACAGACTCGTTGCAAAGCATTGGACCCAAGACACTCAAGCGTTTCTTAACTCTATAAATGGAATGCAGCACCTGCTATCTCTCCCACAACAAAACCACACCACATAGCTAGCTAGTACAACCATAGTCGTCCATCAAAATGGCTTCGAGAAACACTGCTGCATTCCTTGTCGGGCTGCTCCTCTCGTGCGTCCCCATGAGCAGCGCGGCAAGAATTCTGGAGGAGGAGACAGCTCCGTCCAAAGGCGAAGAGCACCTGCCGGAGCTACCAATGCTTCCCAAGGTTGAGCTGCCACCATTCCCGGAGGTACATCTGCCACCGAAGCCCGAGCTGCCCAAGGTAGAGCTGCGGTCGTTCCCTGAGGTGCACCTGCCATCAAAGCCCGAGCTGCCAACGTTCCCGGAGGTGCACCTTCCAGCCAAGCCGGAGCTGCCTAAGGTGGAGCTGCCGCCAAAGCCAGAGATGCCCACCATCCCGGAGTTCCACTTCCCGGAGCCGGAGGCTAAGCCATGAAGACTGTCTTCACTTATCTTCTTTTTGCTCGTGCTCCTACATGTATCCTTTGCTCGTGTTGTGTCTTTCATGGGATTGTTTAGTGTGTATTTTCCGTGAGTCATTTGTGTGATATCAAACGCTTATCTATGGCGCCTATTTAGATGGAATGTACATGAACAATACAGATGGATGTTTACATTAACAAGGTGGCAGCTGAGTTCCACAATTAATTGAGCAACCATCTTCTTAACTAATGGAAAAGGCAAAGCTTTGCCTTATTTCAAGTACATTGATGTATACATATAATAGTGTCGATTGCACACTTTTCCTTTTAACTTAAAAATATTTGAAAAGCACGCTCATGCATGATTCATCCTTATCAATAATTCCAATCGGAACTTTTTGCCCGATAAACCAACGCACGGAATCCTAACTCTGGCACGCAATATTTACGGCACATGCATTGTCCTTTGAGTTTGGCGTTGTTAGGCCTAGATACCTTGCGAATTAAGTAGGGTTTGGTTACCGTACGGAAATCCATGCACCATTCTGAAATTCCTAGGAGTGATATGAACAatctcatgggcatgaaggtatcgGCAGGAGATGGGTGGTAGCAAATTCTTGAAATCCTGCCAGTTAGAGGGCTCAGACTTTGTTCATATTCGATGAATTCTCCTTTAAATAACTTAAAAAAAGAAACGTGAGACAACCTTGTGGAATTGCAACGACGTCTCCACCTAGGTTTGATCAATATGTAGAGCAGATCACATACCATTGGTGTATTTTGCGTAATCAATAAACCCAAATATCTTGTTATCTTCTTAATAATAGCTCAATGGTGTTAATACTCCCGGTCATAATTTTTATGTGAATAGATTGAAAATAGCTTGAAAGATGAATAGGCAACTACTAATCGAGTTTGGCGGTGGAGTTTGCTTGCTATTGGTGAGCGCTGATGCCTCCCGCATGGGTGCTTCTGCTAGGTTGCATCTTAGGTCTAGTTGCTACTTGATACACAATGTTTCTTGTTGTCATGGTTTTTTGGTTATCCTTAAATCAACCATTCTTTATATGGTTTTTGATCTAGTTTTGTTCAGTCTTGTTCTGTAAGAAATGGAGAGAAGCTCCCTGGCCTCTTAATGAAGCTTCTGTTAGAAAATATATCTAACGATCAAGCTTCCTTACCACTACCTTTGTTTCAAATTAAACTGTCAAAACGtctttatatttaggaacagaggtgtAGTTTTTACCGCTTGGTTTGCGTACATTATTTTTTCCACCAACAAAACATAAAAGTCCATTTACCTCAACAGTCTTAACACTGGTGAGCAGGAGGGTGTCCAATTAGTGCATGCATCACGAGCATATCGAGCAAAAAGGAGGTGGTAGGGATCTGCATGTCATTTGTCAATATTCCTGCATGTCATTTGTCAATATACGATGCTGATGAGGGGGGCAGGACCATTTTTTTAATCTTGATTCGTATTGTGGTGCTAGTACGTTGGACAAATATGTCTCAATTTGTTGTTTCGTACGATGAAATCGATAGGTTCGCAATGTTCTAAAGCCTAATAATAATGGACCCCAATCCCTGGCGACCGTTCGACAGGAGGGATGGCAAACACGAACCCCCGGAATGGTAGTTTATGTGGCTGGGGGTTACGTTTCTCAAAACTGCCGTGGCAGTTTGTTTAAAATGCGGGAAGTTTTGAGCAGAAACAGTTCTGGGGCCGTTCGACGGGATTTGGTCTCTGACAAACGTTCGCCAGATAGCTTTACCGATAATAATATAACAAATTACCAAACCAATGTCATAGAGTGCCCGACTATAAAATATTTTACCGAGACCCCACATTAGCATAGTGAACACATCTCTAGTTAAGTGCTCGAGCAAGCAAACTATCAAGATTTGAAGCTCAAGTAACTTAACTATCTTAATAATAAATATGGAGACAAATAGGCAATAACTTTCCTGCCACGATCAACAACGATATGTTGGATATGACCAGCTAAAACCAAACCATGCCAATTATGGTTCGAAGCATGTGCTCTCTATATTGTCAGATCAAAATGTCAAATGAAAATTTAccgccttagagcatctccagccgttggcccctcgggaggcgcgtaaaatcgccgcctggggacGAGCCGGCGCTAAAATCGGCGTGGGGGCGAGCGGATTCCCAGCCGCTCGCCCCAGGGTCGCCCCCAGACGAGGATTTAAAAAAAAAAAGGGGATTCGGCAAAGTTCGGCAAATTGGACAAAACGTTCGGCTAAAGTTCGGCAAACTTGACATATATTCGACATGTTCGACGTTACATAAGTTATTTAAAAAGAACCCAACTAAGGGGCGGAGAAGTCGCTGAGCGCGGCGAAGTCGCTGATGTCGCCACCATCCTCCTCGTCGTCGGCGGCCTTCTCCTTCTTGACGTGGCCGCCCctactggacccctgcccggcgtcgccctggcggaccggtggcggcgcgTGTTGTCGTTGCTGTCGTCGAGGACGACTATGCCTCCCTCGTCCCGGCCACGGCGCCGAGCTTCGAACCGCTCGTAGGCGAggcgctccagctccagctccgtGCGTGCCCAGTCTTCACGCGCCCATTTGAAGGCCGtcgcatcgtcgacctcctcctccttgacgcCGCTGGTGAGCCTGGGCTCCGTCTTCACGACGGGGAGCCCTAGCTCCGTCTTGACGGCGGCGAGCCCcgactccgtctttggcttgacgtagCGCGGAGGattcgaggaggaggcgcgcctgccgtcctcgttgatgacgatgccagcGTTGTGGGTGCATCGGTCGAGCGGTGTCTCCGtggcgggctcggccttgacgccgaacaGCGCCAGCGAGCCAGAGGAATGGGAGGAGGAGTGGAAGGAGGactgagaggaggaagacgaggaggagctgAACCTCCTAGGCACCCATTGCCAGGCGCTCCGACGGGCGGGCGGGGCGGCCGCTGCGGCTGGGTATGCCAGCGGCGGGTTATTGCCTCCCTCGAGGTATGCCAACACCTCGTGGAGTGTGTGCCCGGGGCGCCTCACCATACGCGGCGTCCATCGCTGTTCTTGACGCCGCCCACCACTGacgccccgttggtggacgccagccgctgTGCCTGCTGGtgctggaagtacgccgcccacgacgcgtggttgtcggcggcgtactgggggagggcgcgCTGCTCCTCCGGCAGGGACGCCCGCACGCGGTTGACCTCGGCGGTGAAGATGCCAGGGCGCCCATCGACGTCGGGTACCGGGGGGATGGGGACGCCCCCGTTGCCGAGCCTCCACCCCATCGGCCCGACACGCATGTCCGTCAGCACCGGGTTGTTGGCCTCGAAGAGGAGGTACGCCTCCCACTTGTGGaccgagcggcggccgaagccgttggccgccgctgcATCCCCCGAGAAGCGTTCGACCATCGCTGAGAGGGAAGAGAAGGGGAGGAAATGGGAGATAGGCAGAGCTCGCTGGCAGAGGGGAGAGAGGCAGAGCTCGGCGACTGGTTTGGGCTCGGGCTGGTGTGGCCAGCGGCGAGGGATAGCCGCTGGTTTTATAGCCCcacgccgtgtgtacgcgtggcgggaggggaggTGTCGCCGCGCCCGCCCGTGACGCGCCACCTGTGAGGAAT
The window above is part of the Triticum aestivum cultivar Chinese Spring chromosome 2A, IWGSC CS RefSeq v2.1, whole genome shotgun sequence genome. Proteins encoded here:
- the LOC123188035 gene encoding ribosome biogenesis protein WDR12 homolog, which gives rise to MDADTSRQVRVRFVTKLPPPLRAPPTAIAVPAELSRMGLSEIVNSLLLSAEPDHQAQPFDFIVDGELVRMPLHQFLLAKGISAERVLELEYIKAVAPRKQEPPLPHDDWVSAVDGSNPSFILTGCYDGLARIWKDAAECTQVLEGHSGAITSASFINKGVETDGSLHVVTGSKDRSLRLFKFDTSVTIGSSKRIGAYKILPGHTSSIQSIAVDPSRNMICSASWDTTIKLWAVEGSEEDGDTVSVKKRRMNSDASGPEESQLEGSASSTLLGHTQCVSSVAWPEQRTIYSASWDHSVRQWDAQTGRETWNMFCGKALNCLDCGGEGSSLIAAGGSDPVLRVWDPRKPGTTAPIFQFSSHSSWISACKWHPSSWFHLISSSFDGKVMLWDLRTAWPLASVDSHKDKVLCADWWKGDSVISGGADSKLCISSGVEIA
- the LOC123185020 gene encoding protein PELPK1-like, translating into MATKNSAVFLLGLLSCVAMSSAARILEETISKEEHQPEVPSLPKVELPPFPEVHLPPKPELPKVELPPLPEVHLPSKPELPKVELPLKPELPKVELPTFPEVHLPPKPKLPKMELSTFPEVHLPPKPEMPTVPGFHLPEPEAKP
- the LOC123185021 gene encoding protein PELPK1 codes for the protein MASRNTAAFLVGLLLSCVPMSSAARILEEETAPSKGEEHLPELPMLPKVELPPFPEVHLPPKPELPKVELRSFPEVHLPSKPELPTFPEVHLPAKPELPKVELPPKPEMPTIPEFHFPEPEAKP